From a single Rosa rugosa chromosome 7, drRosRugo1.1, whole genome shotgun sequence genomic region:
- the LOC133719756 gene encoding pleiotropic drug resistance protein 3-like isoform X1, which translates to MIVRETIEFSARCQRIGSRAVKFAHANIILEVSRREKEAGIVPDPDIDTYMKAISVEGQKKNLQTHCFEVNARCGTSQHQMRHVSTPDEPTEGI; encoded by the exons ATGATTGTAAGAGAAACAATCGAGTTTTCAGCCCGCTGTCAACGTATTGGAAGCAGAGCTG TCAAATTTGCTCATGCAAATATAATACTAGAGGTTAGCAGGAGAGAAAAGGAAGCAGGAATTGTTCCTGATCCAGATATTGACACCTACATGAAG GCAATCTCAGTTGAAGGACAAAAGAAAAACCTCCAAACTCACTGTTTTGAAG TGAACGCTAGATGTGGCACTTCTCAACACCAGATGAGGCACGTCTCAACACCAGATGAACCAACTGAGGGAATTTAA
- the LOC133719756 gene encoding pleiotropic drug resistance protein 3-like isoform X2, whose amino-acid sequence MIVRETIEFSARCQRIGSRAEVSRREKEAGIVPDPDIDTYMKAISVEGQKKNLQTHCFEVNARCGTSQHQMRHVSTPDEPTEGI is encoded by the exons ATGATTGTAAGAGAAACAATCGAGTTTTCAGCCCGCTGTCAACGTATTGGAAGCAGAGCTG AGGTTAGCAGGAGAGAAAAGGAAGCAGGAATTGTTCCTGATCCAGATATTGACACCTACATGAAG GCAATCTCAGTTGAAGGACAAAAGAAAAACCTCCAAACTCACTGTTTTGAAG TGAACGCTAGATGTGGCACTTCTCAACACCAGATGAGGCACGTCTCAACACCAGATGAACCAACTGAGGGAATTTAA
- the LOC133723311 gene encoding protein FAR1-RELATED SEQUENCE 5-like — MKKCIWATYRIEDFEEQWKKLVEEHELEQNEWLQQLYEICESWVPVNNRRTFFAGMNTTGRSEGTNALFDDFVTSMTNLREFVVKYEQALHKIITRESSEDFTSEHKYCIVNDDDFLLKHAAQVYTRNIFEKFKSEWSRVKWLKVEERGFDDQFHRYSLMKKNDNSKEFLVELNLQTREALVKNDGKEQSEALRFSHMSRTATQLACYAAPSDEAYTMYMDGLDELCKKNSKVNKVSKEDAMESQDNVFRDEADQCTSKSSESLLLDPNISKTKGRKKDENSRRKSKSSKRIKGDHIVSLDV, encoded by the exons ATGAAAAAGTGTATATGGGCAACATACAGAATTGAGGATTTTGAAGAGCAATGGAAGAAGTTAGTTGAGGAGCATGAATTGGAACAAAATGAATGGCTACAACAACTTTATGAAATTTGTGAATCTTGGGTTCCAGTAAATAATCGCAGAACGTTTTTTGCTGGAATGAATACAACAGGGCGTAGTGAAGGCACTAATGCATTATTTGATGACTTTGTTACATCAATGACCAATCTAAGAGAATTTGTTGTCAAGTATGAACAAGCCTTACATAAGATTATTACAAGGGAAAGTAGCGAAGATTTTACATCAGAGCATAAATATTGTATTGTGAATGATGATGACTTTCTTTTGAAACATGCAGCACAGGTGTATACTAGAAATATATTTGAAAAATTCAAGAGCGAATGGTCTAGAGTCAAATGGCTCAAAGTTGAAGAAAGGGGTTTCGATGATCAATTTCACAGATACTCattgatgaagaaaaatgaTAACTCAAAAGAGTTTTTGGTGGAGTTGAATTTACAAACACGTGAGG CCTTGGTAAAGAATGATGGTAAAGAACAATCAGAAGCATTGAGATTTAGTCATATGAGTCGGACAGCTACTCAACTAGCTTGTTATGCAGCACCTTCAGATGAGGCCTACACAATGTACATGGATGGTTTAGATGAATTGtgcaaaaaaaattcaaaagttaATAAGGTGTCAAAAGAAGATGCTATGGAGTCTCAAGATAATGTTTTTCGAGATGAAGCAGATCAATGTACGAGTAAGTCCTCCGAGTCATTGCTTTTGGATCCAAATATCTCAAAAACCAAGGGTAGAAAGAAGGATGAGAATAGTAGAAGAAAAAGTAAAAGCTCTAAGAGGATAAAAGGCG ATCATATAGTTTCACTTGATGTATAA